In Gemmatimonadota bacterium, one DNA window encodes the following:
- the bchM gene encoding magnesium protoporphyrin IX methyltransferase: MSGPALSAAVWSERRESVARHFDARAATWERLTFGGPVGWIRRSVQEGRTRMRVTLLDGLPQDLSGCSVLDAGCGAGLMAMDLAERGARVVAVDVSSALLRIGAEQWDARGRPGRLEFRHGDLLDLGEERFDIVVAMDSLIHYPAAAMLDAVRRLADHTTAEIRFTFAPRTPFLGVMHSVGKLFPRPSRAPGVHPQAARGVRDRLRHALPDWDVDTVGEVRSGFYVSAAARMVRAGGARAVSSRPEAHA, translated from the coding sequence TTGAGCGGCCCGGCGCTCTCCGCGGCGGTCTGGAGCGAGCGACGGGAGTCCGTCGCGCGCCACTTCGACGCGCGGGCCGCCACCTGGGAGCGGCTCACGTTCGGCGGTCCCGTCGGGTGGATCCGCCGCTCGGTCCAGGAGGGCCGCACGCGGATGCGGGTCACCCTGCTGGACGGGCTTCCGCAGGACCTGAGCGGATGCTCGGTGCTGGATGCGGGGTGCGGCGCCGGGCTCATGGCCATGGACCTGGCCGAGCGCGGGGCACGGGTGGTGGCCGTCGATGTCTCCAGCGCCCTGCTGCGCATCGGCGCCGAGCAGTGGGACGCCCGCGGCCGTCCGGGTCGGCTCGAGTTCCGCCATGGCGACCTGCTGGACCTGGGCGAGGAGCGCTTCGACATCGTCGTGGCCATGGATTCGCTGATCCACTATCCGGCGGCGGCCATGCTCGATGCCGTGCGTCGACTGGCGGACCATACCACCGCGGAGATCCGCTTCACCTTCGCCCCCCGCACGCCCTTCCTCGGGGTGATGCACTCCGTGGGCAAGCTCTTCCCCCGGCCGAGCCGCGCGCCCGGCGTGCATCCCCAGGCCGCGCGAGGCGTACGGGACCGGCTGCGCCACGCGCTGCCCGACTGGGACGTGGACACGGTGGGCGAGGTGCGTTCGGGCTTCTATGTGTCCGCCGCGGCCCGCATGGTCCGCGCTGGAGGCGCACGCGCGGTGTCCTCCCGCCCGGAGGCGCACGCGTGA